CCGGGAAGTCGTGGGATTGCAGGTCAGTGTTGGAGTAACGCTCGTTGTAGAACAGCGTCTGCCACTGCCGCACCATGCCGAGCGAGGAGTTGTTAATCAACGCCACCTTGATCGGAATGTTGTTGATGGTGCAGGTCGCAAGTTCTTGGTTGGTCATCTGGAAACAACCGTCACCATCAACCGCCCACACCACAGTGTCGGGCTGCCCGACCTTGGCGCCCATGGCCGCGGGAACCGCGTACCCCATGGTGCCGGCACCACCAGAGTTCAACCACGTGCGTGGGTTGGCGTAGTCGATGAACTGACTCGCCCACATCTGATGCTGACCAACCCCGGCGGCATAGATGGCTTCCGGTCCGGCAATGACACCCAGACGCTGGATCACATACTGCGGGGACAATGTGCCGTCATGTGGATCGTCATAGCCCAACGGGTAGGTCTGCTTCCAATCCGACACCTTGGCCAACCACTCGGCGAAGCCGGTGGTAGCGCCTGCGTCGATGCGGCGCTGCAACTCCGAGGTCAACCCGGCAATGATCGGGCGAGCGTCACCCACAATCGGGACGTCGACAGGCCTGTTCTTGCCAATCTCAGCCGGGTCGATGTCGGCGTGAATCACCTTGGCTTCTGGGGCGAAACTCGGCAGGTGACCCGTGACCCGATCGTCGAACCGGGTACCCAGTGCAATCAGCAGGTCAGCCTGCTGCAGTGCACCAACAGCCGCGACCGTGCCGTGCATGCCTGGCATGCCCAGATGCTGGTCGTGACCATCGGGGAAGGCCCCGCGAGCCATCAGCGTGGTCACCACCGGAATCCCGGTCAACTCCGCCAGTTCAAACAGTTCTTCGTTGGCGTCCGCCTTGATGACACCGCCCCCGACATACAGCACCGGGCGCTGGGAGTTCAGAATCATCTCCGCAGCAGCCCGCAACTGCCGCGAATGCGGCTTAGTGGTGGGCTTGTAGCCGGGCAGGTTGATCTGCTTCGGCCAGGTGAACGTCGTCATCGCCTGCAGGGCGTCTTTGCTGATGTCGACCAACACCGGGCCGGGTCGGCCAGTGGCGGCGATGTGAAACGCCTGCGCGATGGCCTCGGGAATCTGTGCCGGGTCGGTGATCAGGAAGTTGTGCTTGGTGATCGGCATGGTGATGCCGCGAATGTCTGCTTCTTGGAAAGCGTCAGTACCGATGGCCTTACTGGGCACCTGACCGGTAATCGCCACGATCGGCACCGAGTCCATGTGAGCATCCGCGATGGCGGTGACCAGGTTAGTGGCGCCTGGACCAGAGGTGGCCATGCAGACACCAACCTTGCCAGTGGCCTGCGCGTAGCCTTCTGCTGCGTGGCCAGCGCCCTGCTCGTGGCGGACCAGGATGTGCCGGATCCCGCTGGAATCCATTAGCGGGTCGTAGGCCGGCAGGATCGCCCCACCGGGAATTCCAAACACGACCTCGACCCCAGCATGCTCGAGAGATTTGACTAGGCTCTCCGAACCAGTGATCTGTTCGGTCATCACTACCTCACTTCGTCCCGGGCCGTCTCCACGGCCCGCTGCTGCGGCGCCTGGAACTATTGTCCCTTGGCACCCTACTGTGCGCTATCCCCCGCCTCATCCGCCCCGCCGTCGGGGATCGCCCGCTGTCGCGGGGCGGACTTTCGCTACCGAGGCGGGCGGGTCACCTGCCCCGGAAACGAAAAACCCCCCGGCCCGGTGGGGCATCGGAGGGTGGCGCGCCGGCTATTGCCGACGCGCTAGGTAACTACGAGGCGTGTTCTTCGCACGTTCCCATGGTGGGGCGGCAGACTCGATCCGTCAAGTCGATCCCCGAGGCGAGGCTGCTGCCAGCAGCCTCGCCACCTACAAATATTGCGTTTCGAACACAGCACGAGGCCGCTGCGGCAGGATCGGGGCATGACCCGCCGGCTTTATCTGGTCTCGCACTGGTGCGCCACTCACGCCAAGACCGTCTTGGCGCTATGGCTGCTGGTGTTGATCGCCGTCGTGGGGCTCAATAACCGGTTGGCGCCCGCGGGCCAACAGGACGTGGTGTTGCCAGGTACCGACAGCGCGCAAGCACAAACTTTGCTGGGTCGGGCATTCCCTGGGGTCTCCAGTGATGCGCAGCCACTGGTCATCGCCTGCCCCACGTCGCTGGATTCTGGCAATGGTGCCGCCACCCTCCAACGAGTAGAAGAAGCCGAGAAGAAAGTCGTCGGCGTTGCAGACGTCACCGGGCCGGATACCGACGCCAGCTTGCTGGCACCGGACAAGAAGACCGCCATCCTGCAGATCCAAGTCGGTTCTGCCTACATCGGCAAAGAAGACGTCGCTGAGGACATCTTGCAGACCGGTATCGATAACGCCCCGGAATGCCAGGTAGCCCTCGGCGGACTGATGGGTGAATCGTTGTCGCAGTCCGACAGTCGACTGTCCGAAGGCCTCGGTCTGATCATGGCGGTCATCGTGCTGCTAGTGACGTTGCGCCGGTTCGTGGCTGCCTTCGTACCGCTGGTCAACGCCATTGTCACCGTCGGCATCGGTACCGCACTAATTGGACTGCTAGGCCGGGCTGTCTTCATCCCGGACGTGGCACCGATCTTGGGCACCATGCTGGGGCTGGGCGTAGGCATCGATTACGCACTGTTCTTGATCATCCGGCATCGGGCGCTGCTGCGGTCGGGTTTCGAGGTCTACGACTCCATCGGCCGCACCTCCGGCACTGCTGGCGCTGGCATGGTGTTCGCCGGCAGCACCCTGATCCTGGCGTTGGGCGGTCTGGCACTAACCCAGATCAGTTTCCTGACGTGGTTGGGTCTATCGGCGGCGATTGTGGTGGCAGTAGCGATTGCAGCATCACTGACGTTCGTGCCGGCAGTCTTCGGTCTGCTCGGTAAACGAGTGATGCCAAAGGTGCATCGCGGCCGGCACAGTGAGGACGGCAGACACCTCGATCATGGTTTTTGGGCGCGGATCGCTGACTCAGTCACCGCGAAACCGTGGCGGCACGCTATCGCCGCCACCGGCATCTTGCTGCTGCTGGCACTGCCGATGACGCAGATGACCTTCGGGCAGACCGATGCGTCAGCACTCCCGAAGGACACCACCGCCTATCAGGCCAACGAACTCATCACTGTGGCCTTCGGTCCGGGACAGGCCGGACCTTTGGCCGTCGTCGTGCAGATGAATAAAGCTGCGGAAGCCCCGAAAGACACCTCCGACGTTCCCGCTGGCACCGATCCCCGCACCTACGATCCCCGGTTGATCTCGTTGGAAGATGACCTGCGGCAAACCTCGGGTGTGACGCAGGTGGGTGATGCGGTGGTCAGCGCCGACGGCGGCGTTGCCGTGATCTCAGTGATTCCCACCACCGGTCCCGCCGACCCAGCCACCCAAGACCTGGTGAACGACCTCCGCGACAACGTGCTGCCCGCAGCGACCAGCGGCCAGGACGAGGAAGCCTACGTTGGTGGCTCCACCGCGTTGATGATGGATCTATCCGATGAGATCGCAGCCGCACTTCCGATCTTCATCGGTGGGGTGGTGTTGCTGTCCGCATCGCTACTGTTGTTGGCCTACCGCTCGCTAGTGATCCCGATCAAGGCTGCGGTGATGAACCTGTTGTCCATCTGTGCGGCTTATGGCGTGGTGGTGGCGGTGTTCCAGTTCGGCTGGGGTGCGTCACTGCTGGGACTGGACGAGTTGGTTCCGATTGAGTCGTATGTGCCGATGATGATGTTCGCGGTGCTGTTCGGACTGTCGATGGACTATGAGGTATTCCTGCTGACCTCGTTCCGCGAGCACTGGACTCGCACCGGGGACATGGTCGCCTCGGTGCGTCGGGGCCTGGCTGATACTGGCGAAGTCGTCACCGCCGCTGCTTCGATCATGGTGGTGGTCTTCGCATCGTTCATCTTGGTGCCGGGTGCGGTAGTGAAGATGTTCGGCGTCGGCTTAGCCACCGCTGTGTTGGTGGATGCCACAATCGTGCGCTGCGTGCTGGTCCCGGCCTTGATGGTACTGGCGGCGAAAGCCACCTGGTGGCTGCCGAAGTGGCTGGATCGCGCCCTGCCGGAACTCAACGTGGAAGGCGATCCGGCCTCACTGGAAACCATTCATGAACCACTACCTGACGATCACCCCAGCACCGTTGCCGAAGCCACCGCTCCCACCGTCGGCTTAATCTGGGCGGCGATCGCGGGACTGGTGTCCTGGTGGATCTGCACCAATACGATTGCCCCAGATCCCACGGACGCATTCCTGCCGCTTGCCGTAACCATCTCGTCGATCATCGGAGCACTAGTGGTGTGGCTGCCACGAGGCGTCCCTGGTATCGGACGCGGACCAGCAGTTCGGGTGGTCATGTTGGTACTCGGCGGTGGTTTCGTCGCTGCCGTGTTCGGTCTACTCGCCGCACTGATCCCATTCACACAACACAACCAAGGCATGATGGCCGCCTGGGGATTGGTGCTGCTAGCACTCATCGGCGCCTACACTCCGGCCCGCAAATACGGTCTGCCGCTG
This sequence is a window from Actinomycetes bacterium. Protein-coding genes within it:
- a CDS encoding acetolactate synthase large subunit; the protein is MTEQITGSESLVKSLEHAGVEVVFGIPGGAILPAYDPLMDSSGIRHILVRHEQGAGHAAEGYAQATGKVGVCMATSGPGATNLVTAIADAHMDSVPIVAITGQVPSKAIGTDAFQEADIRGITMPITKHNFLITDPAQIPEAIAQAFHIAATGRPGPVLVDISKDALQAMTTFTWPKQINLPGYKPTTKPHSRQLRAAAEMILNSQRPVLYVGGGVIKADANEELFELAELTGIPVVTTLMARGAFPDGHDQHLGMPGMHGTVAAVGALQQADLLIALGTRFDDRVTGHLPSFAPEAKVIHADIDPAEIGKNRPVDVPIVGDARPIIAGLTSELQRRIDAGATTGFAEWLAKVSDWKQTYPLGYDDPHDGTLSPQYVIQRLGVIAGPEAIYAAGVGQHQMWASQFIDYANPRTWLNSGGAGTMGYAVPAAMGAKVGQPDTVVWAVDGDGCFQMTNQELATCTINNIPIKVALINNSSLGMVRQWQTLFYNERYSNTDLQSHDFPDFVKLAEAYGAVGLRCDNEAEVDATIEKAMSINDRPVVVDFRVHKDAMVWPMVAAGTSNDDIKVARDLAPKWDRED
- a CDS encoding MMPL family transporter, producing the protein MTRRLYLVSHWCATHAKTVLALWLLVLIAVVGLNNRLAPAGQQDVVLPGTDSAQAQTLLGRAFPGVSSDAQPLVIACPTSLDSGNGAATLQRVEEAEKKVVGVADVTGPDTDASLLAPDKKTAILQIQVGSAYIGKEDVAEDILQTGIDNAPECQVALGGLMGESLSQSDSRLSEGLGLIMAVIVLLVTLRRFVAAFVPLVNAIVTVGIGTALIGLLGRAVFIPDVAPILGTMLGLGVGIDYALFLIIRHRALLRSGFEVYDSIGRTSGTAGAGMVFAGSTLILALGGLALTQISFLTWLGLSAAIVVAVAIAASLTFVPAVFGLLGKRVMPKVHRGRHSEDGRHLDHGFWARIADSVTAKPWRHAIAATGILLLLALPMTQMTFGQTDASALPKDTTAYQANELITVAFGPGQAGPLAVVVQMNKAAEAPKDTSDVPAGTDPRTYDPRLISLEDDLRQTSGVTQVGDAVVSADGGVAVISVIPTTGPADPATQDLVNDLRDNVLPAATSGQDEEAYVGGSTALMMDLSDEIAAALPIFIGGVVLLSASLLLLAYRSLVIPIKAAVMNLLSICAAYGVVVAVFQFGWGASLLGLDELVPIESYVPMMMFAVLFGLSMDYEVFLLTSFREHWTRTGDMVASVRRGLADTGEVVTAAASIMVVVFASFILVPGAVVKMFGVGLATAVLVDATIVRCVLVPALMVLAAKATWWLPKWLDRALPELNVEGDPASLETIHEPLPDDHPSTVAEATAPTVGLIWAAIAGLVSWWICTNTIAPDPTDAFLPLAVTISSIIGALVVWLPRGVPGIGRGPAVRVVMLVLGGGFVAAVFGLLAALIPFTQHNQGMMAAWGLVLLALIGAYTPARKYGLPLILGGIVTGVALSLVDLTAIGQGSVIQVSVLPLLLSGFLAITLNRLARTLPSPREDDDGDAGDPPSPAAPAEKVGASS